The Mus musculus strain C57BL/6J chromosome 2, GRCm38.p6 C57BL/6J genome has a window encoding:
- the Pramel6 gene encoding preferentially expressed antigen in melanoma like 6, with protein sequence MSVDSLPTLFQWARDNLLKEEALAISALEELPIHLFPEMFKVAFTDRHTKVLIAMVSAWPFPCLPVGTLIEDPHLETLKAVLDGLNVLVTGKVHSSRCKLRVLDLRRNVHHDFWSIQTGSHEDNCPAQIVAQKQPVETCPNPRREIPFMVVTDFELTQESFDEWTIYLMQWIQERKSSIHLCCRKLNSCASPVSNVIEIFKLVDLNCILELQLSQWWPEVLEELDPYLEGMNNLHTLMLEGLKPFRFTACEEDQEDEWQSTLPSLLSNFGSLQNLYLNDIYLLEDSLDKWLGCLKTPLKTLSITDCPRLLQSDFECLPNCPNICKLKHLNLNALFLSDVGYEIPGLILEKVTSTLQILELERCGMTDPHFKALMPALSKCSQLLKVSFCHNDISLRVLKTLLCHTAKLSQLTQELYPAPQECYEDYKILKDRFKKLCPELLNILKAKRQPKKVSFTTQTCLKCLHSCHYYYNLEATDCLCQCICQ encoded by the exons ATGAGTGTTGACTCCCTACCCACCCTCTTTCAGTGGGCAAGAGACAATCTACTGAAGGAGGAAGCTTTAGCCATTTCTGCTCTGGAGGAACTGCCCATTCATCTATTCCCAGAGATGTTCAAGGTAGCCTTCACTGATAGGCATACAAAGGTCCTGATTGCAATGGTGTCTGCCTGGCCCTTCCCATGCCTTCCTGTAGGAACCCTAATAGAGGACCCACATCTGGAGACTTTGAAAGCAGTGCTTGATGGGTTGAATGTCCTGGTAACAGGGAAGGTTCATTCCAG TAGGTGCAAACTCAGAGTCCTTGATTTGAGGAGGAATGTGCACCATGACTTCTGGAGCATACAGACTGGATCCCATGAAGATAACTGCCCAGCACAGATCGTGGCACAGAAGCAGCCAGTGGAGACCTGCCCTAACCCTAGAAGGGAGATACCTTTTATGGTGGTGACCGACTTTGAACTCACGCAGGAGAGTTTCGATGAATGGACCATATACTTGATGCAGTGGATCCAGGAGAGAAAATCTTCCATTCATCTATGCTGTAGGAAGCTGAACAGTTGTGCCTCACCAGTCTCTAATGTCATAGAGATCTTTAAATTGGTGGATTTAAACTGTATCCTGGAGCTACAGCTGAGTCAGTGGTGGCCTGAAGTCCTGGAAGAACTTGATCCTTACCTGGAGGGAATGAATAATCTTCACACACTCATGTTAGAGGGATTGAAGCCCTTCAGATTTACTGCTTGTGAAGAAGACCAGGAAGACGAGTGGCAAAGCACGTTGCCTTCTCTGCTCTCCAACTTTGGCAGTCTCCAGAATCTCTATTTGAATGATATCTACCTTCTAGAAGACTCCCTTGACAAGTGGCTTGG CTGCCTGAAGACCCCTTTGAAGACCTTGTCAATTACGGACTGCCCTAGGCTCTTACAGTCAGACTTCGAGTGCCTGCCAAATTGTCCGAATATTTGTAAGCTCAAGCATCTGAACCTGAATGCTCTGTTTCTATCTGATGTAGGCTATGAGATTCCAGGGCTCATCCTTGAGAAAGTCACAAGTACCCTGCAAATTCTGGAACTGGAGAGGTGTGGAATGACAGACCCTCATTTCAAAGCCCTCATGCCTGCTCTGAGCAAATGCTCCCAGCTCCTTAAAGTCAGCTTCTGTCATAATGATATCTCCCTGCGTGTCCTGAAGACCCTTCTTTGTCACACAGCCAAACTGAGCCAGCTGACCCAGGAGCTGTACCCTGCCCCTCAGGAATGCTATGAGGATTACAAGATACTTAAAGACAGATTTAAGAAACTTTGTCCAGAACTGCTGAACATACTTAAGGCCAAAAGGCAGCCCAAGAAAGTCTCTTTTACTACACAAACCTGCTTGAAGTGTTTACAttcctgtcattattattatAACCTGGAGGCTACAGATTGCCTTTGTCAGTGCATTTGTCAGTAA